In Mycolicibacterium mucogenicum DSM 44124, the following are encoded in one genomic region:
- the aftC gene encoding arabinofuranan 3-O-arabinosyltransferase: MTRPLSLLSVFGPRTGPQSTADIVRNALWPIAIVSIIHRSYVLTTNGYITDDFGPVYRAVSNFRRHWAIYNEHFNYVDPHYLYPPGGTLLLSPFGFLPEFASRFWFVAINSVAIIIAACLLVRLFKFSLTSVALPALLLAMYCTESVTNTLVFTNVNGCILLAEVLFFTWLLDGKKNHEWLAGAAIGLTLVLKPLLGVLLLLPLLNRQWRALVAAFAVPLVFNAVAWPLSADPMGFVRNTVPYIFQTRDYFNSSVLGNGIYYGLPMWLIMLLRVAFVVLAAASLWLLYRYYRERDQLFWMLTSSGVLLITSWLVLSLAQGYYSMMLFPFLMTVVLPRSTIRSWPAWLAVYGFLTMDRWLMWRWPTTGRFLEYIKITYGWSLMLVVVFCVLYFRYLDAKKDGRLDQGIDPLWLSKPQPAPTGSVSA, from the coding sequence GTGACGCGCCCTCTATCGCTCCTGAGCGTCTTCGGTCCCCGCACCGGCCCGCAGAGCACCGCGGATATCGTTCGCAATGCACTGTGGCCCATCGCGATCGTGTCGATCATCCACCGCAGCTATGTGCTGACCACCAACGGTTACATCACCGACGACTTCGGTCCGGTGTACCGCGCGGTGTCGAACTTCCGGCGGCACTGGGCCATCTACAACGAGCACTTCAACTACGTCGACCCGCACTACCTGTACCCGCCCGGTGGCACCCTGCTGCTGTCGCCGTTCGGGTTCCTGCCGGAGTTCGCGTCGCGGTTCTGGTTCGTCGCGATCAACTCGGTGGCGATCATCATCGCCGCCTGCCTTCTGGTACGGCTGTTCAAGTTCTCGCTGACGTCGGTGGCGTTGCCCGCACTCCTGCTCGCCATGTACTGCACCGAATCGGTCACCAACACTTTGGTTTTCACCAACGTGAACGGCTGCATCCTGCTGGCCGAGGTGCTGTTCTTCACCTGGCTGCTGGACGGCAAGAAGAACCACGAGTGGCTGGCCGGCGCCGCCATTGGCCTGACCCTCGTGCTCAAGCCGCTGCTCGGCGTCCTGCTCCTGCTGCCGCTGCTCAACCGCCAGTGGCGCGCCCTGGTCGCCGCGTTCGCGGTACCTCTCGTCTTCAACGCCGTGGCCTGGCCGCTGTCGGCCGACCCCATGGGCTTCGTCCGCAACACCGTGCCGTACATCTTCCAGACGCGCGACTACTTCAACAGCTCGGTGCTCGGCAACGGGATCTACTACGGCCTGCCGATGTGGCTGATCATGCTGCTGCGCGTCGCCTTCGTGGTGCTGGCCGCGGCCAGCCTGTGGCTGCTGTACCGCTACTACCGCGAGCGCGACCAGCTGTTCTGGATGCTCACGTCCTCGGGTGTCCTGCTCATCACCTCGTGGCTGGTGCTGTCCCTGGCGCAGGGCTACTACTCGATGATGCTGTTCCCGTTCCTGATGACGGTGGTGCTGCCGCGGTCGACGATCCGCAGCTGGCCGGCCTGGCTCGCGGTGTACGGCTTCCTCACCATGGACCGCTGGCTGATGTGGCGCTGGCCGACGACCGGCCGGTTCCTCGAGTACATCAAGATCACCTACGGCTGGTCGCTGATGCTCGTCGTGGTGTTCTGCGTCCTGTACTTCCGCTACCTCGACGCCAAGAAGGACGGACGGCTGGACCAGGGCATCGACCCGTTGTGGTTGTCCAAGCCCCAGCCCGCTCCCACGGGTAGCGTGAGCGCATGA
- a CDS encoding alpha/beta fold hydrolase, translating into MRRRLLLPALSLSTVVLSTVVAGCAPLLAANPRYVTDSGARPQGAATTSKAPEGPPPIAVPKKDLTWRECTSRVFGDATVPAVPGVILECSDYDADLDSLGGSSGTVGIGVVRARLATTPADAGPIVMTTGSDIPTSHQLPVWLQRGGVDLLKTRPVVAVDRRGMGMSGPLSCVSSNDRQDLLDQAQFLSGDDQVANLAKVATSATTDCTDSIAPGESAYDNAHSAEDLERLRSTWDVPALAVLGIGNGAQIALAYAASHPTKVARLVLDSPLPLGISAEATAEQRVKGQQAALDAFAAQCVANNCPLGPDPKGAIDGMLADARAGRGAGGASTAGLVESITTALGYPRGDGLANTLSLAGALAAARGGDPTALNALSATAEATRQTDGQFVNRCDDSVNRPTPDRVRELLVAWPKKYPQFGAVGALSLAPCLSWPSSPAPAAPKELKVPILLLGTHNDAIVGGDGVAAVAAMAINAGNNSRRVMWQGTGHGTLVYTPCALPPVQGYLTSGKLPDTDTFCPA; encoded by the coding sequence ATGCGTCGCCGCCTGCTGCTCCCGGCCCTGAGCCTGTCGACCGTGGTGCTGTCGACGGTCGTGGCGGGCTGCGCTCCGCTGCTGGCCGCCAACCCCCGGTACGTCACCGACTCCGGTGCCCGCCCGCAGGGCGCGGCGACCACGTCCAAGGCACCCGAAGGCCCGCCGCCGATCGCCGTGCCGAAGAAGGATCTGACGTGGCGTGAATGCACGTCGCGGGTGTTCGGCGACGCCACGGTGCCCGCCGTGCCGGGGGTCATCCTGGAGTGCTCCGACTACGACGCCGATCTCGACTCCCTGGGCGGCTCCTCCGGGACCGTCGGCATCGGTGTGGTGCGGGCCCGCCTGGCCACGACCCCGGCCGACGCCGGACCGATCGTCATGACCACCGGATCGGACATCCCGACATCGCACCAACTGCCGGTGTGGCTGCAGCGCGGCGGCGTCGACCTGTTGAAGACGCGCCCGGTCGTCGCCGTCGACCGCCGCGGCATGGGCATGTCCGGGCCGCTGAGCTGCGTCTCGAGCAATGACCGCCAGGACCTGCTGGACCAGGCCCAGTTCCTGTCCGGCGACGACCAGGTGGCCAACCTGGCGAAGGTCGCCACCTCGGCCACCACCGACTGCACCGACAGCATCGCGCCGGGCGAGTCGGCCTACGACAACGCGCACTCGGCCGAGGACCTGGAACGCCTGCGCAGCACGTGGGACGTGCCCGCGCTGGCCGTTCTCGGCATCGGCAACGGCGCCCAGATCGCGCTCGCCTACGCGGCGTCACACCCCACGAAGGTCGCCCGGCTGGTGCTGGACTCCCCCTTGCCCCTGGGCATCTCGGCGGAAGCCACGGCCGAGCAGCGGGTGAAGGGACAGCAGGCCGCGCTCGACGCATTCGCCGCGCAGTGCGTGGCCAACAACTGCCCGCTGGGCCCGGACCCCAAGGGCGCCATCGACGGCATGCTGGCCGACGCCCGCGCCGGACGCGGCGCCGGCGGCGCCTCGACGGCCGGTCTCGTCGAGTCGATCACCACGGCGCTGGGCTACCCGCGCGGCGACGGGCTGGCCAACACCCTGTCCCTCGCCGGCGCACTGGCCGCGGCCCGCGGCGGCGACCCGACCGCGCTCAACGCGCTGAGCGCGACCGCGGAGGCGACGCGCCAGACCGACGGACAGTTCGTCAACCGGTGCGACGACTCCGTCAACCGCCCCACACCGGACCGCGTCCGCGAACTGCTGGTGGCCTGGCCCAAGAAGTACCCGCAGTTCGGCGCCGTCGGGGCGCTGAGCCTGGCGCCGTGCCTGAGCTGGCCCAGCAGTCCCGCACCCGCGGCCCCCAAGGAACTGAAGGTGCCGATCCTGTTGCTGGGCACCCACAACGACGCGATCGTGGGCGGCGACGGCGTCGCCGCCGTGGCGGCCATGGCGATCAACGCGGGCAACAACAGCCGTCGCGTGATGTGGCAGGGCACCGGCCACGGCACCCTCGTCTACACGCCGTGCGCCCTGCCCCCGGTGCAGGGCTACCTGACCTCCGGCAAGCTGCCGGACACCGACACGTTCTGCCCGGCCTAG
- the msrB gene encoding peptide-methionine (R)-S-oxide reductase MsrB, whose amino-acid sequence MSIPPPKVELTDSQWREKLSPAEFHVLREAGTERPFVGEYTDTKTEGVYQCRACGAELFRSTEKFDSHCGWPSFFDPADSDAVILRSDNSLGMRRVEVLCANCHSHLGHVFEGEGYPTPTDQRYCINSISLRLVPAES is encoded by the coding sequence ATGAGCATCCCGCCTCCCAAAGTGGAACTCACCGACTCCCAGTGGCGAGAGAAGCTGAGTCCCGCCGAGTTCCACGTGCTGCGTGAAGCCGGCACGGAACGCCCGTTCGTCGGCGAATACACCGACACCAAGACCGAGGGCGTCTACCAGTGCCGGGCCTGCGGTGCCGAGCTGTTCCGCAGCACCGAGAAATTCGACTCCCATTGCGGCTGGCCGTCGTTCTTCGACCCGGCCGACTCGGACGCGGTGATCCTGCGGTCCGACAACAGCCTCGGCATGCGACGCGTCGAGGTGCTGTGCGCCAACTGCCACAGCCACCTCGGACACGTCTTCGAGGGCGAGGGCTACCCCACGCCGACCGACCAGCGCTACTGCATCAACTCGATCTCGCTTCGCCTGGTTCCGGCCGAGAGCTGA
- a CDS encoding DUF2252 domain-containing protein encodes MKQSVQERRDAGRAARARLPRAALADVHITADRPDPMALLQSQATSRIAELVPIRYGRMLTSALAFYRGAALIMAADLAAGPHTGLTAQLCGDAHLCNFGLFGSPERNLVFDVNDFDETLPGPWEWDVKRLVASLAIAGRDNGFRADDRAEVVRSCVSGYRTRMQELAGMGELEAWYTQTTVDAELQNSVDTKFAREIQQTAAKARAHDSLQAVAKLTETVDGQSRLISRPPLVVPIEELVGADRARQYEQQMTPFMERYRDSLEDSRRALIERFDYVTMARKVVGVGSVGLRAWIVLLTGRDSDDPLLLQMKEAQPSVLERFLGASPYPNAAQRVSAGQRLMQASSDILLGWLHAVGPDGYEADYYVRQLHDWKGAVSVQTSNPKLLADYGQACAHALARAHSRTGDRIAIAAYLGSSDAADIALTRFAEAYADQNERDYAALREAVDAGRITAESDL; translated from the coding sequence ATGAAGCAGTCCGTGCAGGAACGCCGCGACGCCGGCCGCGCCGCCCGCGCCCGGCTGCCGAGAGCGGCGCTGGCCGACGTCCACATCACCGCCGACCGGCCCGACCCGATGGCGCTGCTGCAGTCGCAGGCCACCTCCCGGATCGCCGAACTCGTCCCGATCCGATACGGCCGGATGCTGACCTCGGCACTGGCCTTCTATCGCGGCGCGGCCCTGATCATGGCGGCCGATCTGGCGGCCGGCCCGCACACCGGGCTGACCGCGCAACTGTGCGGTGACGCCCACCTGTGCAACTTCGGCCTGTTCGGCTCACCCGAACGCAATCTCGTGTTCGATGTCAACGACTTCGACGAAACCCTGCCTGGCCCGTGGGAATGGGACGTGAAGCGGTTGGTGGCGAGCCTGGCAATCGCCGGTCGGGACAACGGCTTTCGCGCCGACGATCGCGCGGAGGTGGTCCGCAGCTGCGTCAGCGGCTACCGCACCCGTATGCAGGAGCTGGCCGGTATGGGCGAGCTCGAGGCCTGGTACACACAGACGACCGTGGACGCCGAGCTGCAGAACAGCGTCGACACCAAATTCGCGCGCGAGATCCAGCAGACCGCGGCCAAGGCCCGCGCACATGACAGTCTCCAGGCCGTCGCGAAACTGACCGAAACGGTCGACGGTCAGAGCCGGCTCATCAGCCGGCCGCCGTTGGTGGTCCCCATCGAGGAACTGGTCGGCGCTGACCGGGCCCGGCAATACGAACAGCAGATGACGCCGTTCATGGAGCGCTACCGCGACAGCCTGGAAGACAGCCGGCGCGCCCTCATCGAGCGCTTCGACTACGTGACCATGGCGCGCAAGGTGGTCGGCGTCGGCAGTGTCGGTCTGCGGGCCTGGATCGTGCTGCTGACCGGGCGCGACAGCGACGACCCGCTGTTGCTGCAGATGAAGGAGGCCCAGCCCTCCGTCTTGGAACGCTTCCTCGGCGCCAGCCCGTATCCGAATGCCGCTCAACGGGTTTCGGCCGGACAGCGACTGATGCAGGCCAGCAGCGACATCCTGCTCGGGTGGCTGCACGCCGTCGGGCCGGACGGCTACGAGGCCGACTACTACGTCCGTCAGCTCCACGACTGGAAGGGTGCGGTGTCGGTGCAGACGTCGAACCCGAAGCTGCTGGCCGACTACGGACAAGCCTGCGCCCACGCACTGGCCCGGGCCCACTCCCGCACCGGCGATCGCATTGCGATCGCCGCCTACCTCGGCAGCAGCGACGCCGCCGATATCGCACTGACCCGGTTCGCCGAGGCGTACGCCGACCAGAACGAGCGTGACTACGCGGCGTTGCGCGAAGCTGTCGACGCCGGACGGATCACCGCAGAGTCCGATCTCTGA
- a CDS encoding DUF1003 domain-containing protein, translated as MTGQQNEHGHLHARRLLENNVLHHPAVIQEAVKRNQNLQLRVADAITAFAGSMSFVYIHAVLFAAWMLFFERTPWPTLTLVVSLEAIFLSTFVMIGQNRQSEFQQAKADHDFQTQEVELKTNTQLTREIHVLTTELHRRIMAADDGKAGGPN; from the coding sequence ATGACCGGCCAACAGAACGAGCACGGCCACCTGCATGCCCGTCGGCTCCTGGAGAACAACGTCCTCCATCACCCGGCGGTCATCCAGGAGGCCGTCAAGCGCAACCAGAATCTGCAACTACGCGTGGCGGATGCCATCACCGCCTTCGCAGGGTCGATGAGCTTCGTCTACATCCACGCCGTGCTCTTCGCGGCATGGATGCTGTTCTTCGAACGCACCCCGTGGCCCACGCTGACGCTGGTGGTGTCGCTGGAGGCCATCTTCCTGTCGACCTTCGTGATGATCGGTCAGAACCGGCAGTCCGAGTTCCAGCAGGCCAAGGCCGATCACGACTTCCAGACTCAGGAAGTCGAACTCAAGACCAACACGCAGCTGACCCGTGAAATCCACGTCCTTACAACGGAATTGCACCGCCGAATCATGGCGGCCGACGACGGCAAGGCCGGCGGCCCCAACTAG
- a CDS encoding VIT1/CCC1 transporter family protein: MVAQPTDAQLRRWRQHLANERAEAAVYRDLAQRRQGAERDILLELAVAEGRHEKHWLTLLGDQVGKPHRPDLRTRALGFLARHLGSVFTLALAQRAEARSEYETDVDATPTMAADERIHMEVVRALASRGRDQLSGSFRAAVFGANDGLVSNLALVLGIGATGVSSATILATGLAGLIAGALSMGAGEYVSVNSQLELLEASTPSATAGTAVRALDVDANELELVYRARGMSPEDAAVRAADVFASLRAGALADSPLGEVSTEHHEAVGTGLRAAVSSFLFFASGALIPVLPYLFGLTGITAVVVSAVLVGLALLSTGMVVGLLSGGPPLRRALRQLMIGYGAAAVTYVLGLLFGTAVG; the protein is encoded by the coding sequence GTGGTCGCGCAGCCCACCGACGCACAATTGCGGCGGTGGCGGCAGCACCTGGCCAATGAACGTGCCGAAGCCGCCGTCTACCGTGATCTGGCGCAGCGCCGCCAGGGCGCCGAACGCGACATCCTGCTCGAACTCGCCGTTGCCGAAGGCCGGCACGAAAAGCACTGGCTGACGCTGCTCGGCGATCAGGTCGGCAAGCCGCATCGGCCCGACCTGCGGACCCGGGCCCTCGGGTTTCTCGCCCGCCACCTCGGCTCGGTGTTCACCCTCGCGCTGGCGCAACGGGCCGAAGCACGCTCGGAGTACGAGACCGACGTCGACGCCACGCCGACCATGGCCGCCGACGAGCGCATCCACATGGAAGTTGTTCGCGCCCTTGCCAGTAGAGGCCGCGACCAGCTGTCGGGCAGCTTCCGTGCCGCGGTGTTCGGCGCCAACGACGGGCTCGTCAGCAATCTGGCACTGGTCCTGGGCATCGGTGCCACCGGGGTGTCGAGCGCGACGATCCTGGCCACCGGACTCGCGGGGCTGATCGCCGGGGCCCTGTCGATGGGGGCAGGCGAGTACGTCTCGGTCAACTCCCAACTCGAACTGCTCGAGGCGTCGACGCCCAGCGCCACGGCGGGCACCGCCGTGCGGGCCCTCGACGTCGACGCCAACGAACTCGAGCTGGTGTACCGGGCCCGCGGGATGAGCCCCGAGGACGCGGCCGTCCGCGCCGCCGACGTGTTCGCGAGCCTGCGGGCAGGCGCGCTGGCAGACTCGCCGCTGGGTGAGGTGTCGACCGAGCACCACGAAGCCGTCGGCACCGGTTTGCGTGCCGCGGTGTCCAGCTTCCTGTTCTTCGCGTCCGGCGCGCTGATCCCCGTGCTGCCCTACCTGTTCGGGCTCACCGGCATCACCGCCGTCGTCGTCTCGGCCGTCCTCGTCGGGTTGGCACTGCTGTCCACGGGCATGGTCGTCGGCCTGCTCTCCGGCGGGCCACCGCTGCGACGGGCGTTGCGCCAGTTGATGATCGGCTACGGCGCGGCCGCGGTGACCTATGTGCTGGGCCTGCTGTTCGGGACCGCGGTCGGCTGA
- the hemQ gene encoding hydrogen peroxide-dependent heme synthase: protein MAKLDYDALNAVTRYMMISVFAVQPDELPADEKSRAGIAAETAAYLKKREDAGVVVRGLYDVAGFRADADFMMWTHAERVEDLQATYTGFRRTALGAATEPVWSAVALHRPAEFNKSHLPAFIAGEDPGDYICVYPFVRSLDWYLLPDDDRRRMLVEHGMGGREYPDVRANTVPAFALGDYEWILAFEGPDLARIVELMWKLRYTDARRHVREETPFFTGPRVGIEQLVANLP from the coding sequence ATGGCCAAGCTCGATTACGACGCCCTCAACGCGGTGACCCGGTACATGATGATCTCGGTCTTCGCCGTGCAGCCGGACGAGCTGCCGGCGGACGAGAAGTCGCGGGCCGGCATCGCCGCCGAGACTGCCGCGTACCTCAAGAAGCGCGAAGACGCGGGCGTCGTCGTCCGCGGGCTGTATGACGTGGCGGGCTTCCGGGCCGACGCCGACTTCATGATGTGGACCCACGCCGAGCGCGTCGAGGACCTGCAGGCCACCTACACCGGCTTCCGTCGCACCGCGCTCGGCGCCGCCACCGAGCCGGTGTGGAGCGCCGTCGCGCTGCACCGTCCGGCCGAGTTCAACAAGAGCCACCTGCCGGCGTTCATCGCAGGCGAGGACCCGGGCGACTACATCTGCGTCTACCCGTTCGTGCGGTCGCTGGACTGGTACCTGCTGCCCGACGACGACCGTCGCCGCATGCTCGTCGAGCACGGCATGGGTGGCCGCGAGTACCCCGATGTCCGCGCCAACACTGTGCCGGCCTTCGCGCTGGGCGACTACGAATGGATTCTCGCCTTCGAGGGTCCGGACCTGGCCCGCATCGTTGAGCTGATGTGGAAGCTGCGCTACACAGACGCGCGCCGCCACGTCCGTGAGGAGACGCCGTTCTTCACCGGCCCGCGGGTCGGCATCGAGCAGCTGGTCGCCAATCTGCCGTAA
- the zapE gene encoding cell division protein ZapE — MPGASEVAHLTDRHPTVTPERLIAELVPPPTFAEVSFDSYRPDPNEPSQAAAVVSARKFCEDAIRQRAGKKKLFGKREALPGVGMYLDGGFGVGKTHLLASTYYTLAGANAGPAAFATFGELTQLAGVFGFTECIELLSDYVVVCIDEFELDDPGNTTLISRLLSALVERGVSIAATSNTLPEQLGEGRFAAQDFLREINTLSSIFTTVRVEGPDYRQRALPSAPVPPSDEQVRSWAVGVDDATLDEFDALCAHLATMHPSRYHALIEGVQQVFITGVHVVYDQSVALRLVSLIDRLYDAGIPVVASGEKMNTVFSDEMLAGGFRKKYLRATSRLLALTHEGTQLHA; from the coding sequence ATGCCTGGGGCCAGCGAAGTCGCGCACCTGACCGATCGTCACCCGACCGTCACGCCGGAGAGACTGATCGCCGAGCTGGTTCCGCCGCCCACATTCGCCGAGGTCAGCTTCGACTCCTACCGGCCGGATCCCAATGAGCCGTCGCAGGCTGCGGCGGTCGTCTCGGCCCGCAAGTTCTGCGAGGACGCGATCCGCCAGCGGGCCGGAAAGAAGAAGCTGTTCGGCAAGCGCGAAGCACTGCCCGGGGTCGGCATGTACCTCGACGGCGGCTTCGGCGTCGGCAAGACCCACCTCCTGGCGTCGACGTACTACACCCTGGCCGGCGCGAACGCCGGCCCGGCCGCGTTCGCCACGTTCGGTGAGCTGACGCAGCTGGCCGGTGTCTTCGGCTTCACCGAGTGCATCGAGCTGCTGTCCGACTACGTGGTGGTCTGCATCGACGAGTTCGAGCTCGACGATCCCGGCAACACCACGCTCATCTCCCGGCTGCTCTCGGCGCTCGTGGAGCGTGGCGTGTCGATCGCCGCGACGTCGAACACGCTGCCGGAACAGCTGGGTGAGGGCCGTTTCGCCGCCCAGGACTTCCTGCGCGAGATCAACACGCTGTCGAGCATTTTCACCACCGTCCGGGTCGAGGGCCCCGACTACCGGCAGCGCGCGCTGCCGTCGGCCCCGGTGCCGCCGTCGGACGAGCAGGTCCGGTCGTGGGCCGTCGGCGTCGACGACGCCACGCTCGACGAGTTCGACGCGCTGTGCGCGCACCTGGCGACCATGCACCCCTCGCGCTATCACGCGTTGATCGAAGGTGTGCAGCAGGTTTTCATCACCGGCGTGCACGTGGTGTACGACCAGTCCGTCGCGCTGCGGCTGGTGTCGCTGATCGACCGGCTCTACGACGCGGGCATTCCCGTCGTGGCGTCGGGGGAGAAGATGAACACCGTCTTCAGCGACGAGATGCTGGCCGGCGGCTTCCGCAAGAAATACCTGCGTGCCACGTCGCGCCTGCTCGCGCTGACCCACGAGGGCACCCAGCTGCACGCCTGA
- a CDS encoding Clp protease N-terminal domain-containing protein yields MATSAESAHTSTPNPIAGTIRLDDLIEAIKKVHTEPLDQLTDAMLAAEHLGDIADHLIGHFVDQARRSGASWTDIGTSMGVTKQAAQKRFVPKEPRLDTMDPKDGFSRFTPRARTAVVEAQQAAHTSRSTEITPDHLLLGLLTDPGSLAMVLLSNQGVTADQIRAAAAVPVGTAEPKALIPFDGAAKKVLELTFREALRLGHNYIGTEHILLALLESEDADGPLHRLGVDKGRLETELEKMLTDFVAAQQQATDQSEQA; encoded by the coding sequence ATGGCTACATCTGCTGAATCCGCACACACCTCCACCCCCAATCCGATTGCCGGCACCATCCGCCTCGACGACCTCATCGAGGCGATCAAGAAGGTGCACACCGAACCGCTCGACCAACTCACCGACGCGATGCTCGCCGCCGAGCATCTCGGCGACATCGCCGACCACCTCATCGGCCACTTCGTCGACCAGGCCCGCCGCTCGGGGGCGTCGTGGACCGACATCGGCACCAGCATGGGCGTCACCAAGCAGGCTGCCCAGAAACGCTTCGTCCCCAAGGAACCCCGGCTCGACACCATGGATCCCAAAGACGGGTTCAGCCGCTTCACGCCGCGCGCCCGCACCGCCGTCGTGGAAGCCCAGCAGGCCGCGCACACCTCACGCAGCACCGAGATCACGCCCGACCATCTGTTGCTCGGACTGCTGACCGATCCGGGATCACTGGCCATGGTCCTGCTGAGCAATCAGGGCGTCACCGCCGACCAGATCCGCGCGGCCGCCGCCGTTCCCGTCGGCACCGCCGAACCCAAGGCCCTGATCCCGTTCGACGGCGCCGCCAAGAAGGTCCTGGAACTGACCTTCCGCGAGGCACTTCGGTTGGGACACAACTACATCGGAACCGAACACATCCTGCTGGCTCTGCTCGAATCCGAGGACGCCGACGGACCCTTGCACCGCCTCGGTGTCGACAAGGGCCGCCTCGAAACCGAACTCGAGAAGATGCTCACCGACTTCGTCGCCGCCCAGCAGCAGGCCACAGACCAGTCGGAGCAAGCATGA
- a CDS encoding pyrimidine reductase family protein produces the protein MIHVSDPDAATQLTELSAVGAVFRTDSATNDESLLTPLYSYPDQLDRPWVRANMITSLDGGATDDGSSGGLAGPGDRALFGLMRQHADVILVGAATVRIENYSGAQMSAAQRQARQLRGQAEVPPIAVITHSADIPHDAKLFTRTEVPPLILTSRDSIDDTCQRFTGLAEVIDASGTAPDRVDPHVVLRVFAERGLMRVLTEGGPSLLNMLIEDDLIDEMCVTIAPILVGGQARRIASGPGEAHTRLRRSHVLTDTAGYLYTRYVR, from the coding sequence ATGATTCACGTGTCCGATCCCGACGCTGCGACGCAGCTCACAGAGCTCAGCGCGGTCGGTGCTGTCTTCCGGACCGACTCCGCCACCAACGATGAATCCCTGCTGACTCCGCTCTACTCCTACCCCGACCAGCTGGACCGGCCGTGGGTGCGCGCCAACATGATCACCAGCCTGGACGGCGGAGCCACCGACGACGGCAGTTCCGGTGGCCTCGCCGGTCCCGGGGACCGGGCGTTGTTCGGTCTCATGCGCCAGCACGCCGACGTCATCCTGGTCGGTGCGGCCACGGTCCGCATCGAGAACTACTCCGGGGCCCAGATGTCCGCCGCTCAGCGGCAGGCCCGCCAGCTGCGCGGCCAGGCCGAAGTGCCGCCGATCGCGGTGATCACGCACAGCGCCGACATCCCGCACGACGCCAAACTGTTCACCCGCACCGAGGTGCCGCCGCTGATCCTCACCAGCCGCGACAGCATCGACGACACCTGCCAGCGGTTCACCGGGCTCGCCGAGGTCATCGACGCCTCCGGCACCGCACCCGACCGCGTCGACCCGCACGTCGTCCTGCGCGTCTTCGCCGAACGCGGGCTGATGCGGGTGCTGACCGAAGGCGGCCCGTCACTGCTGAACATGCTGATCGAGGACGACCTGATCGACGAGATGTGCGTGACCATCGCACCGATCCTCGTCGGCGGGCAGGCCCGGCGGATCGCCTCGGGCCCCGGCGAGGCACACACCCGGCTGCGCCGCAGCCACGTGCTCACCGACACCGCGGGCTACCTGTACACGCGCTACGTCCGCTGA
- a CDS encoding GNAT family N-acetyltransferase, translating to MTVQVRQAQAEDLGELADVAAATFPLACPPSSSPENIAAFIAANLSADRFGDYLRDPDRAVFVAHDDARILGYTMLIRGVADDADVQRAVPERPAVELSKCYVLPDVHGGKVAAVLMDASVAFARELGARCVWLGVNQENERAQRFYRKHGFEVTGTKTFQLGARTESDYVLVRPL from the coding sequence ATGACGGTGCAGGTGCGGCAGGCGCAAGCCGAGGACCTCGGCGAACTCGCCGACGTAGCCGCCGCGACGTTCCCGCTGGCATGCCCGCCGTCGTCGTCGCCGGAGAACATCGCGGCATTCATCGCCGCCAATCTGTCCGCCGACCGCTTCGGCGACTACCTGCGCGATCCCGATCGTGCCGTGTTCGTCGCGCACGACGACGCGCGAATCCTGGGCTACACCATGCTCATTCGCGGCGTGGCCGATGACGCCGATGTGCAGCGCGCCGTACCGGAACGGCCGGCCGTCGAACTGTCCAAGTGCTACGTGCTGCCCGACGTCCACGGCGGCAAGGTCGCCGCAGTGCTCATGGACGCCTCGGTCGCCTTCGCCCGCGAGCTCGGCGCCCGCTGCGTGTGGCTGGGCGTCAATCAGGAAAACGAACGCGCCCAACGCTTTTACCGCAAGCACGGGTTCGAGGTCACCGGGACCAAGACGTTTCAGCTCGGCGCCCGAACCGAGAGCGACTATGTACTGGTGCGGCCGCTGTAG